The following proteins come from a genomic window of Pseudomonas sp. WJP1:
- a CDS encoding DUF3995 domain-containing protein gives MTFVLAQWLATVISAIALVHVYWALGGEWAAVAVVPQVPVEGGARLQPAFNPRGWMTMLVAAGLLIIALLVCLRVGWWLPQVDHRGLQWVISAIALLLFARAIGDSELVGFFKEVKGSRFAYWDTWVYSPLCVVLGAGLLAVAWI, from the coding sequence ATGACCTTCGTGTTGGCTCAATGGCTGGCGACGGTAATTTCGGCGATCGCTCTGGTACACGTGTATTGGGCGTTGGGTGGTGAATGGGCCGCCGTGGCGGTGGTGCCGCAGGTGCCGGTTGAGGGCGGTGCACGGTTGCAGCCGGCCTTCAATCCCCGTGGCTGGATGACGATGCTGGTGGCGGCGGGGTTGCTGATTATTGCCCTGTTGGTGTGCTTGCGGGTCGGCTGGTGGCTGCCGCAGGTGGATCATCGGGGGTTGCAGTGGGTGATCAGCGCCATTGCGCTTTTGTTGTTTGCCCGAGCGATTGGTGATTCGGAGTTGGTGGGGTTTTTCAAGGAGGTCAAGGGGTCGCGGTTTGCCTACTGGGACACTTGGGTTTATTCGCCTTTGTGTGTGGTACTGGGAGCGGGGTTGTTGGCGGTGGCCTGGATTTAA
- a CDS encoding ABC transporter substrate-binding protein, which yields MKGIRRLLAAVVATFGLLASPVAVLAASTPIHFADLNWESGSLITDVLRIIVEKGYGLPTDTLPGTTITLETALANNDIQVIGEEWAGRSPVWVKAEAEGKVVSLGDTVKGATEGWWVPEYVIKGDPAKGIKALAPDLRSVADLPRYKDVFKDPEAPNKGRFLNSPIGWTSEVVNKQKLKAYGLDDSFVNFRSGSGAALDAEISSSIRRGKPVLFYYWSPTPLLGRFKLIQLEEPPFDAQAWKTLTDADNPNPQPTRSLPSKLSIGVSTPFQKQYPQIAEFFAKVDFPIDPLNRALADMSEKHTPPRQAAEAFMKAHPEVWKAWLPKEIADKVSAAL from the coding sequence ATGAAAGGCATTCGCCGGTTGCTGGCCGCTGTCGTGGCCACGTTCGGATTGTTGGCGTCACCCGTTGCGGTGCTGGCTGCCAGCACACCGATCCACTTCGCCGACCTCAACTGGGAAAGCGGCAGCCTGATCACCGATGTCCTGCGGATCATTGTCGAAAAGGGCTACGGGCTGCCGACCGACACCTTGCCGGGCACCACCATCACGCTGGAGACCGCACTGGCCAACAATGACATCCAGGTCATTGGCGAAGAGTGGGCGGGGCGCAGCCCGGTCTGGGTCAAGGCGGAGGCCGAAGGCAAGGTCGTAAGCCTGGGCGACACGGTCAAGGGCGCCACCGAAGGTTGGTGGGTGCCGGAGTACGTGATCAAGGGCGACCCGGCCAAGGGCATCAAGGCGCTGGCACCGGACTTGCGCAGTGTCGCGGACCTGCCCAGGTACAAGGACGTGTTCAAGGACCCGGAAGCCCCGAACAAGGGACGCTTCCTAAACAGCCCCATCGGCTGGACCTCGGAAGTGGTGAACAAGCAGAAGCTCAAGGCCTATGGGCTCGATGACAGCTTTGTGAACTTTCGCAGCGGTTCAGGCGCGGCGCTGGATGCAGAGATCAGCTCGTCGATCCGCCGGGGCAAACCGGTGCTGTTCTATTACTGGTCGCCCACGCCGCTGCTCGGTCGCTTCAAGTTGATCCAGCTGGAGGAGCCGCCCTTCGATGCGCAGGCCTGGAAAACCCTGACCGACGCCGACAACCCGAATCCGCAACCGACCCGATCGCTGCCTTCGAAGCTGTCCATCGGCGTGTCCACGCCGTTCCAGAAGCAGTACCCGCAGATTGCCGAGTTCTTCGCCAAGGTCGATTTCCCCATCGATCCGTTGAACCGCGCGCTGGCCGACATGAGTGAAAAACACACGCCACCGCGTCAGGCCGCCGAAGCGTTCATGAAGGCGCACCCAGAAGTCTGGAAGGCCTGGTTGCCCAAGGAGATCGCGGACAAGGTGTCTGCCGCCCTGTAG
- a CDS encoding DUF2789 domain-containing protein produces MESPTHDLKGLFDQLGLDSSQNAIDDFIASHSPLPNDKKLIDAEFWTSQQAGFLKEQLREDADWARVVDDLNLRMHQRH; encoded by the coding sequence ATGGAATCACCGACCCACGACTTGAAAGGCTTGTTCGACCAGCTCGGCCTGGACTCCAGCCAGAACGCCATTGACGATTTCATTGCCAGCCATTCCCCCCTGCCCAACGACAAAAAACTCATCGATGCCGAGTTCTGGACCTCCCAACAGGCAGGCTTCCTCAAGGAACAACTGCGTGAAGATGCCGATTGGGCGCGGGTGGTCGACGACCTGAACCTGCGCATGCATCAGCGTCACTAG